Proteins encoded within one genomic window of Aerococcus viridans:
- the ftsZ gene encoding cell division protein FtsZ gives MDMEFEYENMDMNNASIKVVGVGGGGNNAVNRMIEENVRGVEFIVANTDTQALKNSRADIKIQLGPKSTRGLGAGAQPEVGAKAAEESEDQIREALQGADLIFITAGMGGGTGTGAAPIVARIAKEEIGALTVGVVTRPFTFEGPKRGRSAAQGIAEMKQHVDTLVTISNNRLLEIVDKKTPMREAFGEADNVLRQGVQGISDLITAPGYVNLDFADVRTVMADQGTALMGIGASTGENRTAEATKKAISSPLLEVSIDGAEQILLNIKGGDDLTLFEAQDAADIVAAASSSEVNIIFGTTIAENLEDEVIVTVIATGIDTEKRRDEKRAKRSGGHSAFQQSSGRDFANQPDNFKEKQVTERRQEENRDIFSDFDSSRYEDSNRSRRTFDDAPSAPVENDYSSHNSDDDELDTPPFFRKRRR, from the coding sequence ATGGATATGGAATTCGAATACGAAAACATGGATATGAATAACGCATCAATCAAGGTAGTTGGTGTCGGTGGTGGTGGTAACAACGCGGTTAACCGTATGATCGAAGAGAACGTACGTGGCGTTGAATTTATCGTAGCAAACACTGATACACAAGCTTTGAAAAACTCAAGAGCTGATATTAAAATCCAACTTGGACCTAAATCGACTCGTGGTTTAGGTGCTGGTGCTCAACCAGAAGTTGGGGCTAAAGCTGCTGAAGAATCAGAAGACCAAATCCGCGAAGCATTACAGGGTGCTGACTTAATCTTCATCACTGCCGGAATGGGTGGTGGTACTGGTACTGGTGCAGCGCCAATCGTAGCCCGTATCGCTAAAGAGGAAATCGGCGCTTTAACTGTTGGTGTTGTAACTCGTCCGTTCACTTTTGAAGGACCAAAACGTGGTCGCTCTGCTGCTCAAGGTATCGCAGAAATGAAACAACACGTGGATACTTTAGTAACTATCTCAAACAACCGTCTATTAGAAATCGTTGACAAGAAAACACCTATGCGTGAAGCATTTGGTGAAGCTGACAACGTATTACGTCAAGGTGTTCAAGGTATCTCTGACTTGATTACGGCACCTGGTTACGTAAACTTAGACTTCGCTGACGTTCGTACAGTAATGGCTGACCAAGGTACTGCTTTAATGGGGATCGGTGCTTCTACTGGTGAAAACCGTACAGCTGAAGCAACCAAGAAAGCTATCTCATCTCCATTATTAGAAGTGTCTATTGATGGTGCTGAGCAAATCCTATTAAACATTAAAGGTGGCGACGACTTAACATTATTCGAAGCACAAGATGCAGCGGATATCGTGGCAGCAGCTTCTTCTTCAGAAGTAAATATCATCTTTGGTACTACAATTGCTGAAAACTTAGAAGACGAAGTTATCGTAACGGTTATCGCAACTGGTATTGATACTGAAAAACGTCGCGATGAAAAACGCGCTAAACGTTCTGGTGGCCACTCAGCTTTCCAACAAAGTTCAGGTCGCGACTTCGCTAACCAACCAGACAACTTTAAAGAAAAACAAGTGACTGAACGTCGCCAAGAAGAAAACCGCGACATATTCAGTGACTTCGACAGCAGCCGTTATGAAGATTCAAACCGTTCACGCAGAACTTTTGATGACGCAC